The following proteins are encoded in a genomic region of uncultured Vibrio sp.:
- a CDS encoding glycoside hydrolase family 32 protein, whose protein sequence is MPNLDKYKPSMHFSPAFGWINDPNGLVYSNGSWHLFYQFHPMNTVWGPMHWGHAVSTDLVNWNHYPIAIAPDKLGHMFSGSAIVDKSNASGLFQQESEANLIAYYTASMPRHDICPEDLQTQCLAYSQDGGFTWSKYENNPILPNPDLLCYRDPKVIWVEDTKHWVMVLTHGQSVGIYKSHNLIDWEYCSEFGENEGYHSQGPWECPDLFPLTSESGVTKWVMVVGIGPHDTDGDYGQTPCTQYFVGDFDGEVFTNSNPSHGVTWLDNGCDYYATQSYFNAPNGARVSLSWMSNWNYARNTETNNFRGIMTLPREFKLVENTSGSYVVAQRFFFNGTDHFTKPVNFSNFAHIETNSSVYALRANLHCDLNETVGLTLFGLDAAIFEFKRVADGYEIRSIRHYYGDQEVMKKEFQHDFKVHHACCSEMITMELIVDHGAVELLLNDGKFSLTQLYFPQDPDGNISLVGNGWENVVINNQMISNK, encoded by the coding sequence ATGCCTAATTTGGATAAATACAAACCATCAATGCACTTTTCACCAGCATTTGGCTGGATCAACGATCCTAATGGGCTTGTCTACTCAAATGGAAGTTGGCATCTGTTTTATCAGTTTCATCCAATGAACACCGTTTGGGGCCCAATGCACTGGGGGCATGCTGTGAGTACAGACTTAGTGAACTGGAACCACTATCCAATCGCGATAGCGCCTGACAAACTCGGCCACATGTTTTCAGGGTCTGCCATTGTCGACAAAAGTAATGCTTCAGGGTTGTTCCAGCAAGAGTCTGAAGCCAACCTAATTGCTTATTATACCGCGAGCATGCCAAGACATGATATATGCCCTGAAGACCTGCAAACACAATGCCTAGCATATAGCCAAGATGGCGGGTTCACCTGGTCAAAATACGAAAATAACCCAATTTTACCTAATCCGGACTTACTATGTTACCGAGACCCTAAAGTTATTTGGGTAGAAGACACAAAACACTGGGTAATGGTTCTTACTCATGGACAAAGCGTTGGGATTTATAAGTCTCATAACCTTATTGACTGGGAATATTGTTCAGAGTTTGGTGAAAACGAAGGCTACCACAGTCAAGGACCTTGGGAGTGTCCGGACTTATTCCCGCTGACCAGTGAATCTGGTGTCACCAAGTGGGTTATGGTGGTTGGTATTGGCCCACACGACACCGATGGTGATTATGGTCAGACGCCATGTACACAATATTTCGTCGGTGACTTTGATGGTGAGGTGTTCACAAACTCTAATCCATCTCATGGCGTTACATGGCTAGATAACGGTTGTGACTATTACGCGACCCAGAGCTATTTTAATGCCCCAAATGGTGCCAGAGTAAGTCTATCGTGGATGAGCAACTGGAATTATGCCCGGAATACAGAGACCAATAACTTCCGAGGTATCATGACCTTACCTCGCGAGTTCAAGTTAGTAGAAAACACATCTGGTAGCTATGTTGTGGCTCAGCGTTTCTTTTTCAATGGTACTGATCACTTTACCAAACCGGTTAATTTTTCAAATTTTGCACACATTGAAACCAATTCAAGTGTCTACGCTTTGCGAGCAAATCTGCATTGTGATTTGAATGAAACCGTTGGTTTAACTTTGTTTGGACTCGACGCAGCAATATTCGAATTTAAACGAGTCGCGGATGGATATGAAATTCGCAGTATCCGTCACTATTACGGCGATCAAGAAGTTATGAAGAAAGAATTCCAGCATGACTTCAAAGTGCATCACGCTTGCTGCAGTGAAATGATAACGATGGAACTTATTGTTGACCACGGCGCAGTTGAGCTCCTGCTAAACGATGGAAAATTTAGTTTGACGCAGCTTTACTTTCCACAAGATCCAGATGGCAATATTAGTCTTGTAGGAAATGGTTGGGAAAATGTAGTCATTAATAATCAAATGATTAGTAATAAGTAG
- the ugpC gene encoding sn-glycerol-3-phosphate ABC transporter ATP-binding protein UgpC — protein sequence MADLTLRNINKFFDDVQTIHNVDLDIKDGEFVVFVGPSGCGKSTLLRLIAGLETISSGDVEIGNCIVNDLDPSKRGIAMVFQSYALYPHMTVRQNMSIGLKVSGVEKAVIEKKVNDAAKILQLNELMARKPSQLSGGQRQRVAIGRAIVRNPEVFLFDEPLSNLDAELRVQMRLEISALHEQLGSTMVYVTHDQVEAMTMADKIVVLRSGRVEQVGTPMELYHNPINQFVAGFIGSPKMNFIPLVLQKQDGRDVILKTTDGETVQLTLENDTTLEDLPFSMGIRPEHIGLGDKHSVALDLTINATELLGGTSFVHASQGKSKELVIEVKSEQVPEKHTKARFSFCPSRCHLFDHKGQAIPLKR from the coding sequence ATGGCAGATTTAACATTACGAAACATAAATAAATTTTTTGATGACGTACAGACAATCCATAATGTTGATTTAGATATCAAGGATGGCGAGTTCGTCGTATTTGTTGGGCCATCAGGTTGTGGTAAATCCACCCTACTTCGACTCATCGCAGGATTAGAAACAATCTCAAGCGGCGATGTAGAGATAGGCAACTGCATTGTGAATGACCTTGACCCCTCTAAACGCGGTATAGCCATGGTTTTCCAATCTTACGCTTTATATCCTCATATGACCGTTCGACAAAATATGAGCATTGGTTTGAAGGTGTCTGGCGTTGAAAAAGCTGTTATTGAAAAGAAAGTTAATGATGCGGCCAAAATTCTTCAGCTAAATGAACTAATGGCTCGAAAACCGTCGCAGTTATCCGGTGGTCAAAGACAACGCGTTGCCATTGGTCGCGCAATAGTACGCAACCCTGAGGTGTTTTTATTTGATGAGCCCTTATCTAACCTTGATGCGGAGCTCCGTGTCCAAATGAGGTTGGAAATATCGGCACTCCATGAGCAACTTGGCAGCACGATGGTTTACGTGACCCACGATCAAGTGGAAGCAATGACCATGGCAGATAAGATCGTCGTATTACGTTCCGGGCGAGTCGAACAAGTCGGTACACCGATGGAGCTTTACCACAATCCAATTAACCAATTTGTGGCTGGTTTTATTGGCTCACCTAAAATGAACTTCATCCCACTTGTTCTTCAAAAGCAAGATGGCAGGGACGTGATATTAAAAACCACCGATGGAGAGACCGTACAGCTGACGCTGGAAAACGATACGACACTTGAAGATTTGCCGTTCTCTATGGGAATTCGACCGGAGCATATTGGTTTAGGCGACAAGCATTCTGTTGCACTGGATCTAACAATCAATGCTACTGAGCTACTTGGGGGCACCAGCTTTGTTCATGCCAGTCAAGGCAAGTCAAAAGAGCTGGTGATTGAAGTGAAGTCAGAGCAAGTACCTGAGAAGCACACAAAAGCTCGTTTCTCATTCTGCCCATCAAGGTGTCACCTGTTTGACCACAAAGGCCAAGCTATTCCGCTAAAACGTTGA
- a CDS encoding TRAP transporter large permease subunit translates to MDVLFTSLGVIAILFVVLGSGIWVFAGLAIVAFSSLVIFADMPIDRVGAILSRIMFRAGNSWELSAIPLFIFMGELIFRSDISNRLFKGLEPWTRIIPGGILHTNVVGCALFAAVSGSSSATTATIGKITTSELKQRGYDRQLSIGSLAGAGSLGLLIPPSIVMIVYGIQAEVSISKLFMAGILPGVLIAFLYSGYLMICASIRPHLAPKETDCDITLFQSIGYLLPIILLIVVVLGAIYSGIATPSEAAAVGVFATLLLLLIERQLNIGVITSSLVATIKSSTMVCSIMVSAAMLSTAMGYLHLPSELAGWIAEKQFTPAMLLIALALFYIVLGLFLDGISITVMSLPITLPIIIQAGYDPLWFGVFLVIMVELGQITPPVGFNLFVLQGLTGEKIGQVAKASFPFFLLMCMAALIICVVPEVALWLPNLA, encoded by the coding sequence ATGGATGTACTTTTTACGTCCTTAGGCGTGATAGCGATTCTATTTGTTGTTTTGGGCTCAGGTATTTGGGTTTTTGCAGGACTAGCTATTGTCGCGTTTTCATCATTGGTTATTTTTGCCGATATGCCTATAGATCGCGTGGGGGCAATTCTAAGCAGAATTATGTTTCGGGCCGGAAATTCTTGGGAATTATCTGCAATCCCGCTATTTATATTTATGGGCGAGTTGATTTTTCGTTCTGATATCTCGAATCGGTTGTTTAAAGGGTTGGAGCCTTGGACTCGCATTATTCCCGGAGGGATTCTACACACAAATGTTGTCGGCTGTGCATTATTCGCCGCGGTAAGCGGATCTAGCTCAGCAACAACTGCGACGATTGGTAAAATCACAACTTCTGAGCTCAAACAGCGCGGTTATGATCGTCAACTGTCTATTGGCTCTTTGGCTGGAGCGGGTAGTTTGGGACTGTTGATACCACCTTCAATTGTTATGATTGTTTATGGTATTCAAGCTGAAGTGTCTATCAGTAAGCTGTTTATGGCTGGCATATTACCAGGAGTATTAATCGCTTTTTTGTATTCCGGATACTTGATGATATGTGCTTCTATACGGCCTCATCTAGCACCTAAAGAAACTGATTGCGATATTACTCTTTTTCAAAGTATTGGTTATTTATTACCTATAATTCTATTAATTGTTGTTGTACTTGGAGCCATTTATTCAGGCATTGCTACGCCGTCTGAAGCCGCTGCTGTGGGTGTATTTGCAACATTATTACTGCTATTAATCGAGAGGCAATTAAATATAGGGGTTATTACCTCCTCACTGGTAGCGACCATTAAGAGTTCCACAATGGTTTGCAGCATTATGGTGAGTGCCGCGATGCTTTCAACCGCGATGGGGTACCTACACTTACCGTCTGAACTAGCGGGATGGATTGCTGAAAAGCAGTTTACTCCGGCGATGTTACTAATAGCATTGGCTTTGTTCTATATCGTGTTAGGGCTATTTTTAGATGGTATATCCATAACGGTTATGAGCTTACCTATTACGCTTCCGATCATCATTCAGGCTGGCTATGATCCTTTATGGTTTGGTGTTTTTCTAGTGATTATGGTGGAATTAGGACAGATCACTCCACCTGTAGGTTTTAACTTATTCGTTTTACAGGGGCTGACTGGTGAAAAAATTGGGCAAGTTGCGAAAGCTTCTTTTCCGTTCTTTTTGTTAATGTGTATGGCTGCGCTAATTATCTGCGTAGTGCCAGAAGTCGCTTTATGGCTACCAAACTTAGCTTAA
- a CDS encoding TRAP transporter small permease — MNLLFRTSNWINKISLSVAAFLIIYILCHILLEISLRLLGMSTYVLDEFVGYAVATMTFLALGYSLEQDSLIRVNVIIDRIPESKRWLLDFATSAIAAVFFSWIGSIWWTTVSRSLMRGTTSQSLAATPLWIPQGLVLIGICILCLTLITRALSLFMYHQPPKYGER, encoded by the coding sequence ATGAATTTATTATTTCGGACATCTAATTGGATAAATAAGATATCCCTTAGCGTTGCTGCATTCCTTATTATTTATATTTTATGTCATATCCTTCTGGAAATTTCTTTGCGTTTGTTAGGAATGTCGACATATGTATTGGATGAATTTGTTGGTTATGCAGTCGCTACGATGACTTTTCTCGCACTGGGTTACAGCTTAGAGCAAGACTCTTTAATACGTGTTAACGTCATCATTGATCGTATTCCCGAGAGTAAGCGTTGGTTATTAGATTTCGCGACATCAGCCATTGCTGCGGTTTTCTTTAGTTGGATAGGCTCCATTTGGTGGACGACCGTATCGCGAAGCTTGATGAGAGGTACCACGAGCCAATCGCTCGCTGCGACTCCTCTTTGGATTCCACAAGGACTTGTCTTAATTGGTATCTGCATTCTGTGCCTAACCTTAATCACTCGTGCACTTTCTCTGTTTATGTACCACCAACCCCCTAAATATGGAGAGCGCTAA
- a CDS encoding TRAP transporter substrate-binding protein: MFLKNLSSVLVLSYAFSSAAQGKTNLDFSSEYNAQSIHAQGDIFFIDQVSQLTEGDVNITLHTGGSLGFKSVDHFYAVSDNAVPLADTLAGSMAGIDSLFLLSSLPFLVTNEDEAELLYQIAKPYYQEVFEKNNEILLYASPWPASGIWSTAPINSSAALNGLKIRTYDKNGTLTFKNAKASPVNLSWADVVPQLTTGGIDAVLTSADAGASARFWEHLNTYSAIQYAIPLNMVHMNRDEFDALSKEDQDALLAAAKTTDEHNWKTVRSRVKDNYAQLEANKVTILEQLPEQFLLSLQEAAKPTLSSWLDETGGRGKSIIEEFNRRKQ, from the coding sequence ATGTTTTTAAAGAATCTTAGTTCAGTATTAGTACTGTCATATGCTTTTAGCTCAGCAGCTCAAGGGAAAACCAATCTTGATTTTTCAAGTGAATATAATGCTCAATCGATTCATGCTCAAGGAGATATATTCTTTATAGATCAAGTTAGTCAACTAACAGAAGGTGACGTAAATATCACACTACATACAGGAGGCTCTCTAGGCTTTAAGTCCGTTGATCATTTTTATGCCGTCTCAGATAATGCCGTCCCTCTGGCTGACACCCTAGCAGGTAGTATGGCGGGTATAGATTCTCTATTTTTACTCTCTTCTTTGCCTTTTCTGGTCACTAATGAAGATGAGGCAGAGCTACTTTACCAAATTGCAAAGCCTTATTACCAAGAAGTCTTCGAGAAGAACAATGAAATATTGTTATACGCTTCTCCGTGGCCAGCAAGCGGCATTTGGTCTACTGCACCGATCAATAGCTCAGCTGCATTGAATGGGTTAAAAATCCGTACATATGATAAAAATGGGACATTAACCTTTAAGAACGCCAAGGCATCTCCTGTCAATTTGTCTTGGGCGGATGTCGTACCGCAACTTACCACAGGTGGTATCGATGCCGTGCTCACTTCAGCAGACGCAGGAGCGAGTGCGCGCTTTTGGGAACATCTAAACACCTACAGTGCTATTCAATATGCGATTCCTTTAAATATGGTTCACATGAATAGGGATGAATTTGATGCTTTGAGTAAAGAAGATCAGGACGCATTATTAGCTGCAGCGAAAACAACCGACGAACATAACTGGAAAACGGTTCGTAGCCGAGTTAAGGATAATTATGCGCAGCTTGAAGCAAACAAAGTAACCATCCTTGAGCAATTACCTGAACAATTTTTGTTATCTTTGCAAGAAGCAGCTAAACCGACTTTAAGTTCGTGGCTTGATGAAACAGGGGGGCGGGGAAAATCCATTATCGAGGAATTTAATCGACGTAAACAATAG
- a CDS encoding MFS transporter, which produces MIIFRFPLLVWLGIGILITSLGIRQSFGIFMTPISDYFQTGREFFSFAIALQNLLFGAFQPFVGMAADRWGAKRIIILGAISYALGLYLTSITAEPTMVYLSLGVLVGLGLSATSYVIVLGAVAKVVPAQHAAKAFGLTTAAGSFGMFAMIPGAQALLSASGWQSAMQIFALLCSFIVLFALFMNTAKRNANTANNHVHEDKQTLKEALKEAFAHKGYWLIHAGFFVCGFHVMFIATHLPSYLADKNLPASTAAMALAYVGIFNILGSYFWGVMADRFSKCYMMFALYVMRTVVIGAFLALPITEQTALIFGAAIGFCWLGTVPLTSGLVRQIFGARYLSTLYGLVFFTHQVGSFLGAWVGGRIYDYYGSYDPIWWSAAVLAFIAALIHLPIDDKPVPRLRMATA; this is translated from the coding sequence ATGATTATTTTTCGATTTCCACTTCTTGTTTGGCTAGGTATTGGTATTTTGATTACCAGTCTAGGGATCAGACAATCCTTTGGTATCTTCATGACACCGATATCCGACTACTTTCAAACGGGACGAGAGTTCTTCAGCTTTGCTATTGCATTGCAAAACTTATTGTTTGGAGCGTTTCAGCCATTTGTGGGTATGGCCGCCGACCGTTGGGGGGCGAAACGTATCATCATTTTAGGTGCTATCTCTTACGCCTTAGGTCTGTACTTAACTTCTATCACTGCTGAGCCAACGATGGTGTACCTATCGTTAGGTGTGCTTGTTGGTCTTGGCTTAAGCGCAACCAGCTACGTGATCGTACTCGGTGCAGTAGCGAAAGTGGTACCAGCGCAACATGCAGCTAAAGCCTTCGGTTTGACCACGGCAGCAGGGTCATTCGGCATGTTTGCTATGATCCCGGGTGCGCAAGCATTGTTGAGCGCTTCTGGTTGGCAAAGTGCAATGCAAATCTTCGCGCTACTGTGCAGTTTTATAGTGTTGTTTGCACTATTCATGAATACGGCAAAGCGGAATGCAAATACCGCTAACAACCATGTGCATGAAGACAAGCAAACACTAAAAGAGGCTTTGAAAGAAGCGTTTGCACACAAAGGGTACTGGTTGATTCATGCTGGTTTTTTTGTGTGTGGTTTCCATGTGATGTTTATCGCGACCCACCTTCCTAGTTATTTGGCGGATAAAAACCTACCTGCATCAACCGCGGCAATGGCGTTGGCTTACGTTGGTATATTTAACATCCTTGGCTCATATTTCTGGGGTGTAATGGCAGATCGCTTTAGCAAGTGTTATATGATGTTTGCGTTGTATGTGATGCGTACGGTTGTGATCGGTGCTTTTTTGGCACTGCCTATTACCGAGCAAACTGCTCTTATCTTCGGTGCTGCCATCGGTTTTTGTTGGTTAGGAACGGTGCCACTTACATCTGGTTTAGTTCGCCAAATCTTTGGAGCCCGTTACCTGTCGACACTATATGGTTTGGTGTTTTTCACTCACCAAGTGGGCAGCTTTTTGGGTGCATGGGTTGGCGGTCGTATCTACGATTATTACGGGTCCTATGATCCAATTTGGTGGTCAGCGGCCGTACTAGCGTTTATTGCTGCATTGATTCATCTTCCAATCGATGACAAGCCAGTACCACGTTTGAGAATGGCAACAGCGTAA
- a CDS encoding IS5 family transposase: MPKPRYKTTNWCKYNNSLINRGSLTFWIDEEAITEWKQSKQDKRGRPRLFSDLAITTALMVKRIFSLPLRALQGFIDSVFRLANVPLVCPHYTCISRRAKDVEINFKASSRGAIQHLAIDATGLKVYGEGEWKVKKHGADGKRRVWRKLHLAVDTSTHEIVAAGLSLSNVTDAEVLPNLLKQTRRRIIEISGDADYDTRDCHDAIRIKRAIPLIPPREGATFWEKGHPRNLAVGCQKLYGSNKKWKRKYGYHRRSLSETVMYRVKQLLGASLTLRNYNVQVGETYAMIKALNKLTGIGMPETQYIV; this comes from the coding sequence ATGCCGAAGCCTCGCTACAAAACCACTAACTGGTGCAAGTACAATAACTCCTTGATCAACAGAGGTTCACTCACGTTTTGGATTGACGAAGAGGCCATAACTGAGTGGAAACAATCTAAACAGGATAAACGTGGTAGACCAAGATTGTTTAGTGATCTCGCTATCACGACTGCTCTCATGGTAAAGCGCATTTTTTCCTTACCATTAAGGGCGCTACAAGGCTTTATCGACTCTGTATTTAGATTGGCGAACGTCCCATTGGTTTGTCCCCACTATACTTGCATCAGTCGCCGAGCTAAGGATGTAGAGATTAATTTCAAAGCCTCATCACGAGGCGCTATCCAACACCTGGCTATTGATGCAACTGGGCTCAAGGTATACGGTGAGGGCGAATGGAAAGTGAAAAAGCACGGAGCCGATGGTAAGCGTCGAGTTTGGAGAAAGCTGCATTTAGCAGTCGACACCAGCACTCACGAAATAGTCGCAGCAGGACTGAGTTTATCTAATGTTACCGATGCAGAAGTCCTTCCTAACTTGTTGAAGCAAACACGCCGAAGAATCATCGAGATATCTGGTGATGCCGATTATGACACAAGGGATTGCCATGATGCCATACGGATCAAGCGAGCGATTCCGCTTATCCCGCCACGAGAAGGAGCCACCTTCTGGGAAAAAGGTCATCCACGTAATCTGGCGGTTGGTTGCCAAAAGCTCTATGGTTCGAACAAAAAGTGGAAACGAAAGTATGGTTACCACAGGCGTTCATTGTCGGAGACCGTTATGTATCGCGTAAAACAACTACTAGGCGCTTCACTCACGCTTCGAAATTACAACGTACAAGTTGGGGAGACATACGCCATGATCAAAGCACTCAATAAGCTAACAGGGATAGGTATGCCCGAAACCCAGTATATCGTTTAA